From a single Maylandia zebra isolate NMK-2024a linkage group LG3, Mzebra_GT3a, whole genome shotgun sequence genomic region:
- the LOC112429741 gene encoding uncharacterized protein LOC112429741 isoform X3 — protein MKKKIWIMDFMPFLVVPLWTSILHLDFVKGSFVVDVTQSSYQAEENHNITLEWTFTTKPDTSLSSLKVFCILNNGHKSWTFYHLFDGVEFSEDQDKKFSGRVQSDKDGLREGRIRLQLSRLRTEDSGLYLCEVDTGYGRGYNSCRLTVSGEVLVIGSNLPIIAAPGDDVILPCHLEPMFDVQGMTVEWSKPDLKPNPSDRLSRVEYVHLYRDRQEVPDMKMASYFRRTELFMDDMKHGNISLKILNVSEEDNGRYRCFIPKLRSRLKAAVVELVVDPNFAKTSTTETPLHFQTPDPQDATPANGRSRVSVVAVVITFMSVLVVVAFSACFSRCLHQKLNKLSEGKTTQSQV, from the exons atgaagaagaagatctggatcaTGGATTTCATGCCTTTCCTTGTGGTCCCACTGTGGACTTCAATTCTTCACTTGGATTTTGTTAAAG GATCATTTGTAGTGGATGTGACACAGAGCTCCTATCAGGCAGAGGAGAACCACAACATCACACTGGAGTGGACGTTCACCACCAAACCAGACACGTCCCTCTCATCACTGAAGGTCTTCTGTATCCTGAATAATGGCCATAAATCCTGGACTTTTTATCATCTTTTTGATGGTGTCGAGTTCTCAGAGGATCAGGACAAAAAGTTTTCAGGACGAGTCCAGAGTGACAAAGACGGCCTCAGAGAAGGACGAATCAGACTCCAGCTGTCCAGACTCAGGACTGAGGACTCGGGTCTGTACCTGTGTGAGGTGGACACAGGTTATGGTCGCGGCTACAACAGCTGCAGACTCACCGTCTCTG GTGAGGTTCTGGTGATTGGGTCAAATCTTCCAATCATCGCTGCTCCGGGTGATGATGTCATCCTGCCGTGTCACCTGGAGCCCATGTTCGATGTCCAGGGTATGACGGTGGAGTGGTCCAAACCCGACCTGAAGCCCAACCCGTCGGACCGTCTGAGCCGAGTGGAGTATGTTCACCTGTACAGGGACAGGCAGGAGGTTCCCGACATGAAGATGGCCTCGTACTTCAGGAGGACGGAGCTGTTCATGGACGACATGAAACACGGGAACATTTCACTGAAGATCCTGAACGTGTCGGAGGAAGACAACGGCAGATACAGATGTTTCATCCCCAAGCTGCGGAGCAGATTGAAAGCTGCTGTTGTTGAACTTGTAGTCG ATCCAAATTTTGCTAAAACCTCCACGACGGAGACGCCATTGCACTTCCAAACTCCAGATCCTCAGGACGCGACTCCAGCAAACG GTCGATCCAGGGTCTCTGTGGTCGCCGTTGTCATCACCTTCATGTCGGTTCTGGTTGTCGTCGCTTTTTCTGCGTGTTTCTCTCGCTGCCTTCATCAGAAATTAAAT AAGCTTTCAGAAGGCAAAACGACCCAAAGCCAAGTATAA
- the LOC112429741 gene encoding uncharacterized protein LOC112429741 isoform X2, giving the protein MKKKIWIMDFMPFLVVPLWTSILHLDFVKGSFVVDVTQSSYQAEENHNITLEWTFTTKPDTSLSSLKVFCILNNGHKSWTFYHLFDGVEFSEDQDKKFSGRVQSDKDGLREGRIRLQLSRLRTEDSGLYLCEVDTGYGRGYNSCRLTVSGEVLVIGSNLPIIAAPGDDVILPCHLEPMFDVQGMTVEWSKPDLKPNPSDRLSRVEYVHLYRDRQEVPDMKMASYFRRTELFMDDMKHGNISLKILNVSEEDNGRYRCFIPKLRSRLKAAVVELVVDPNFAKTSTTETPLHFQTPDPQDATPANAGRSRVSVVAVVITFMSVLVVVAFSACFSRCLHQKLNKLSEGKTTQSQV; this is encoded by the exons atgaagaagaagatctggatcaTGGATTTCATGCCTTTCCTTGTGGTCCCACTGTGGACTTCAATTCTTCACTTGGATTTTGTTAAAG GATCATTTGTAGTGGATGTGACACAGAGCTCCTATCAGGCAGAGGAGAACCACAACATCACACTGGAGTGGACGTTCACCACCAAACCAGACACGTCCCTCTCATCACTGAAGGTCTTCTGTATCCTGAATAATGGCCATAAATCCTGGACTTTTTATCATCTTTTTGATGGTGTCGAGTTCTCAGAGGATCAGGACAAAAAGTTTTCAGGACGAGTCCAGAGTGACAAAGACGGCCTCAGAGAAGGACGAATCAGACTCCAGCTGTCCAGACTCAGGACTGAGGACTCGGGTCTGTACCTGTGTGAGGTGGACACAGGTTATGGTCGCGGCTACAACAGCTGCAGACTCACCGTCTCTG GTGAGGTTCTGGTGATTGGGTCAAATCTTCCAATCATCGCTGCTCCGGGTGATGATGTCATCCTGCCGTGTCACCTGGAGCCCATGTTCGATGTCCAGGGTATGACGGTGGAGTGGTCCAAACCCGACCTGAAGCCCAACCCGTCGGACCGTCTGAGCCGAGTGGAGTATGTTCACCTGTACAGGGACAGGCAGGAGGTTCCCGACATGAAGATGGCCTCGTACTTCAGGAGGACGGAGCTGTTCATGGACGACATGAAACACGGGAACATTTCACTGAAGATCCTGAACGTGTCGGAGGAAGACAACGGCAGATACAGATGTTTCATCCCCAAGCTGCGGAGCAGATTGAAAGCTGCTGTTGTTGAACTTGTAGTCG ATCCAAATTTTGCTAAAACCTCCACGACGGAGACGCCATTGCACTTCCAAACTCCAGATCCTCAGGACGCGACTCCAGCAAACG CAGGTCGATCCAGGGTCTCTGTGGTCGCCGTTGTCATCACCTTCATGTCGGTTCTGGTTGTCGTCGCTTTTTCTGCGTGTTTCTCTCGCTGCCTTCATCAGAAATTAAAT AAGCTTTCAGAAGGCAAAACGACCCAAAGCCAAGTATAA
- the LOC112429741 gene encoding uncharacterized protein LOC112429741 isoform X1, which produces MKKKIWIMDFMPFLVVPLWTSILHLDFVKGSFVVDVTQSSYQAEENHNITLEWTFTTKPDTSLSSLKVFCILNNGHKSWTFYHLFDGVEFSEDQDKKFSGRVQSDKDGLREGRIRLQLSRLRTEDSGLYLCEVDTGYGRGYNSCRLTVSGIDCFGPYKVKTGRRSEKRWGIIFKCLTTRCIHLDLLNSMDTDSFLMALQRFISRRGTPLEIICDQGTNFKGGDKELWAAFNNLAPTLQPVLMTKRIHFKFNPPHAPHFGGAWEREIRSVKNALKRTIGAQMFTEEVLRTVLIEVEGILNSKPLGYVSSDIADIDPITPNLLLMGRHDSSLPLVSYSDSDLLGRRRWRHAQILADHFWRHFIKDYLLSLQRRPKWQKENPDLT; this is translated from the exons atgaagaagaagatctggatcaTGGATTTCATGCCTTTCCTTGTGGTCCCACTGTGGACTTCAATTCTTCACTTGGATTTTGTTAAAG GATCATTTGTAGTGGATGTGACACAGAGCTCCTATCAGGCAGAGGAGAACCACAACATCACACTGGAGTGGACGTTCACCACCAAACCAGACACGTCCCTCTCATCACTGAAGGTCTTCTGTATCCTGAATAATGGCCATAAATCCTGGACTTTTTATCATCTTTTTGATGGTGTCGAGTTCTCAGAGGATCAGGACAAAAAGTTTTCAGGACGAGTCCAGAGTGACAAAGACGGCCTCAGAGAAGGACGAATCAGACTCCAGCTGTCCAGACTCAGGACTGAGGACTCGGGTCTGTACCTGTGTGAGGTGGACACAGGTTATGGTCGCGGCTACAACAGCTGCAGACTCACCGTCTCTG GAATAGACTGCTTTGGACCATACAAGGTCAAGACCGGCCGCAGATCGGAGAAAAGGTGGGGAATAATATTCAAATGTCTCACCACTCGGTGCATACATCTTGACCTCCTAAACAGCATGGATACCGACTCATTCCTCATGGCCCTCCAACGATTCATTTCTCGACGAGGAACACCCCTGGAAATCATATGTGATCAAGGAACTAACTTCAAAGGAGGAGATAAGGAACTATGGGCAGCCTTTAACAACCTTGCTCCGACTCTACAGCCGGTCCTGATGACTAAAAGAATCCATTTCAAATTCAATCCCCCGCATGCACCCCATTTCGGTGGAGCCTGGGAGAGGGAGATACGTTCTGTGAAGAATGCTCTGAAGAGAACCATTGGTGCCCAAATGTTCACTGAAGAGGTCTTAAGAACAGTCCTAATTGAGGTTGAAGGCATTCTTAACTCAAAACCCCTAGGCTATGTATCCTCAGACATTGCGGATATTGACCCCATAACCCCAAACCTTCTCCTTATGGGCCGACATGATTCGTCACTTCCCTTAGTATCCTATTCTGATTCTGACCTCCTAGGTCGACGACGATGGCGACATGCACAAATATTGGCAGATCACTTCTGGCGGCACTTCATAAAAGACTATCTACTATCCCTCCAAAGAAGACCCAAATGGCAGAAGGAGAACCCAGATCTCACATAG
- the LOC105940412 gene encoding myelin-oligodendrocyte glycoprotein isoform X2, with amino-acid sequence MCVYKSHFEDSFFPFPLWTLILCSAFIVRTPVQGEVLVIGSNLPIIAAPGDDVILPCHLEPMFDVQGLTVEWSKPDLKPDPSDRLSRVEYVHLYRDRQEVPDMKMASYFRRTELFMDDMKHGNISLKILNVSEEDNGRYRCFIPKLQSGVKAAVVELVVDPKYAKTSTTESPVYPRNFQTPDPREMSPRNSRSRVFLVVVVTAFVSVVAVTAYFSRRQIK; translated from the exons ATGTGTGTCTACAAATCGCACTTTGAGgactcttttttcccttttccacTCTGGACTTTAATCCTGTGCTCGGCTTTCATCGTCAGGACTCCTGTTCAAG GTGAGGTTCTGGTGATTGGTTCAAATCTTCCAATCATCGCCGCTCCGGGTGATGATGTCATCCTGCCGTGTCACCTGGAGCCCATGTTCGATGTCCAGGGTCTGACGGTGGAGTGGTCCAAACCCGACCTGAAGCCCGACCCGTCGGACCGGCTGAGCCGAGTGGAGTACGTTCACCTGTACAGGGACAGGCAGGAGGTCCCCGACATGAAGATGGCCTCGTACTTCAGGAGGACGGAGCTGTTCATGGACGACATGAAACACGGGAACATTTCACTGAAGATCCTGAACGTGTCGGAGGAAGACAACGGCAGATACAGATGTTTCATCCCCAAGCTGCAGAGCGGAGTGAAAGCTGCTGTTGTTGAACTTGTAGTCG ATCCAAAGTACGCTAAGACCTCTACGACAGAGAGTCCCGTGTATCCTAGAAACTTCCAAACTCCAGATCCTCGTGAGATGTCTCCAAGAAATA GTCGGTCCAGGGTCTTTCTGGTTGTCGTAGTTACTGCCTTTGTGTCGGTTGTGGCTGTGACTGCGTATTTCTCTCGCcgtcaaataaaat AA
- the LOC105940412 gene encoding myelin-oligodendrocyte glycoprotein isoform X1 has translation MCVYKSHFEDSFFPFPLWTLILCSAFIVRTPVQGEVLVIGSNLPIIAAPGDDVILPCHLEPMFDVQGLTVEWSKPDLKPDPSDRLSRVEYVHLYRDRQEVPDMKMASYFRRTELFMDDMKHGNISLKILNVSEEDNGRYRCFIPKLQSGVKAAVVELVVDPKYAKTSTTESPVYPRNFQTPDPREMSPRNTGRSRVFLVVVVTAFVSVVAVTAYFSRRQIK, from the exons ATGTGTGTCTACAAATCGCACTTTGAGgactcttttttcccttttccacTCTGGACTTTAATCCTGTGCTCGGCTTTCATCGTCAGGACTCCTGTTCAAG GTGAGGTTCTGGTGATTGGTTCAAATCTTCCAATCATCGCCGCTCCGGGTGATGATGTCATCCTGCCGTGTCACCTGGAGCCCATGTTCGATGTCCAGGGTCTGACGGTGGAGTGGTCCAAACCCGACCTGAAGCCCGACCCGTCGGACCGGCTGAGCCGAGTGGAGTACGTTCACCTGTACAGGGACAGGCAGGAGGTCCCCGACATGAAGATGGCCTCGTACTTCAGGAGGACGGAGCTGTTCATGGACGACATGAAACACGGGAACATTTCACTGAAGATCCTGAACGTGTCGGAGGAAGACAACGGCAGATACAGATGTTTCATCCCCAAGCTGCAGAGCGGAGTGAAAGCTGCTGTTGTTGAACTTGTAGTCG ATCCAAAGTACGCTAAGACCTCTACGACAGAGAGTCCCGTGTATCCTAGAAACTTCCAAACTCCAGATCCTCGTGAGATGTCTCCAAGAAATA CAGGTCGGTCCAGGGTCTTTCTGGTTGTCGTAGTTACTGCCTTTGTGTCGGTTGTGGCTGTGACTGCGTATTTCTCTCGCcgtcaaataaaat AA
- the LOC101486608 gene encoding butyrophilin subfamily 1 member A1, producing MSNVSSRVVLQCESAGRYPEPELLWLDGEGNLLSAGPTETLRGPDDLYTVSSRVTVEKRHSNNITCRVQQRNTNQSRETHIHVPGSAVRKEPSATFIIVIIGLLYVGAAIAFVWNFMLSKKPDTKVNETELKTMKQKRSRARGDDTENKEIKEEPPSEQLEDDTSAVDMSEVIKEGEENQETETQSTAQSALTSSEN from the exons ATGTCAAATGTCAGCAGCAGGGTGGTGTTACAGTGTGAGTCTGCAGGCCGGTATCCAGAGCCTGAGCTGCTGTGGTTGGACGGTGAGGGAAACCTCCTCTCTGCTGGACCTACAGAGACCCTCAGAGGTCCTGATGACCTCTATACtgtcagcagcagagtgactgTGGAGAAGAGACACAGCAACAACATCACCTGCAGAGTCCAACAGAGGAACACCAACCagagcagagagacacacatacatgttcCAG gCTCTGCTGTCAGGAAGGAACCATCGGCCACTTTCATCATCGTGATCATTGGCCTGCTGTACGTTGGCGCTGCTATCGCTTTCGTTTGGAATTTCATGCTATCAAAAAAACCTG ACACCAAGGTGAATGAAACTGAGctgaaaacaatgaaacaaaaacgCAGCAGAGCTCGTGGTGACGACACCgagaacaaagaaataaaagaagagcCGCCATCAGAACAGCTGGAAGACGACACATCTGCTGTTGACATGAGTGAGGTGATCAAAGAGGGCGAGGAAAACCAGGAAACAGAGACTCAGAGTACGGCACAGTCAGCCTTAACCAGCAGTGAAAACTAA